One stretch of Kwoniella newhampshirensis strain CBS 13917 chromosome 5, whole genome shotgun sequence DNA includes these proteins:
- a CDS encoding histidinol dehydrogenase: MSAPVFLPLLDPTAAALIPALSLLGPLLIPATLLRAVLPSLPPSARYYVQAEQSTEDLISYLDNGAEKIVISQSQLGQLAGQVAKERLILKVDEAELASVQQLTQQATGVYIVSSTAHTAKSLGLSGVDVFLQLPSPKTTELVDLIRSSRPSSYVLPTEILAASSTTSSTHLSIAEAYLAPVISDRPDGLFPTIVSSSNHSGKPLGLVYSSRESVTEAIVSQTGVYQSRKHGLWRKGETSGAVQELVSIKLDCDSDALVFEVVQHGSGFCHLPQSTCFGRWSGLAKLEDTLQSRLQDAPEGSYTKRLFTDEKLLRSKIMEEAEELCDANTKEEVAFEAADLVYFALTRCISKGVSLKDVERALDKKALKVTRRKGDAKPKWEEKVNGAAVKPESKPTEPVPQSFPEVEDGRIQMRSVTLSRLNKDEQKKILLRPVLNSLAMIDKVKPIVDRVRKEGDAGLRAMTKQFDKADLPSNVLLPPFAVPSEDELPRDVREAIDVAYANVKTFHVAQSEKEALVVETMPGVTCSRFVRPISRVGVYVPGGTAILPSTAIMLGVPAQVAGCKTIVLATPPRPDGSISPEVLYVARLTGVTCILKAGGAQAVGAMAYGTDEVPKVDKIFGPGNQWVTAAKMLVQNDTDALVAIDMPAGPSEVLVIADNTSNPKFVASDLLSQAEHGTDSQVVLVAISLTADHLAAIEEEIDIQAKALPRVKIAREAIKKSLIVLVDSVDEAIKFSNEYAPEHLILQMANAPDVVADIDNAGSVFVGAFSPESCGDYASGTNHTLPTNGFARQFSGVNTLSFQKHITSQFVTGDGLRVLGPSVVRLAEREGLEAHANAVRVRLAELNQQQ; this comes from the exons ATGTCAGCACCAGTGTTCCTACCACTGCTCGACCCCACAGCGGCCGCTCTTATCCCCGCTCTCTCACTCCTCGGTCCTCTCCTGATCCCAGCGACTCTGCTCCGAGCTGTCCTTCCAtcgcttccaccttccGCTCGATATTACGTCCAAGCCGAACAATCGACCGaagatctcatctcgtACCTCGACAATGGAGCCGAGAAGATAGTGATCTCCCAGTCCCAGCTTGGACAGCTCGCTGGTCAAGTAGCGAAAGAACGTCTGATCCtcaaggtcgacgaggCAGAGCTCGCTTCGGTCCAACAACTCACTCAACAGGCCACTGGTGTCTACatcgtctcctccactgCTCACACCGCCAAGTCACTTGGCCTCTCAGGTGTTGACGTCTTCTTGCAACTTCCTTCACCCAAGACGACCGAACTTGTCGATCTCATCCGATCATCACGGCCCTCTTCTTACGTACTCCCCACTGAAATCCTCGCTGCATCCTCTAcgacttcctccactcATCTGTCTATCGCCGAGGCCTACCTCGCTCCCGTGATCTCTGACCGACCCGATGGGCTCTTCCCTACTATtgtttcctcttccaaccaCTCTGGCAAGCCCCTCGGTCTCGTCTATTCTTCCAGAGAATCCGTCACCGAAGCCATCGTCAGTCAAACCGGTGTCTACCAATCGAGAAAGCACGGACtgtggaggaagggcgAGACTAGTGGAGCCGTACAAGAGCTCGTCTCTATCAAACTTGACTGCGACTCCGATGCCCTTGTTTTCGAGGTCGTTCAGCACGGCTCTGGGTTCTGTCACCTTCCTCAATCAACTTGTTTCGGGAGATGGTCTGGTCTGGCTAAACTCGAGGACACCCTTCAATCACGATTACAAGACGCTCCCGAAGGATCATACACAAAGCGATTGTTCACTGACGAGAAACTGTTACGAAGCAAGATTATggaggaagcagaagagctCTGCGATGCTAATacgaaagaggaagtggcTTTCGAAGCAGCGGATCTAGTGTACTTTGCTCTTACGCGATGTATCAGCAAGGGTGTGTCACTGAAGGACGTCGAAAGGGCGCTGGATAAGAAGGCATTGAAGGTCACgaggagaaaaggagaTGCTAAGCCTAAGTgggaggaaaaggtcaaTGGTGCTGCCGTCAAGCCGGAATCGAAACCGACAGAACCCGTTCCCCAGTCTTTCCccgaagtcgaagatggTCGAATTCAAATGCGAAGTGTTACTTTATCAAGATTAAATAAGgatgagcagaagaagatcctCCTCCGGCCCGTTCTTAACTCTCTTGCCATGATCGATAAAGTCAAACCTATCGTCGACCGGGTACGAAAAGAGGGTGACGCAGGTCTTCGAGCCATGACCAAGCAGTTCGACAAAGCCGATCTTCCATCCAatgtccttcttccccctttCGCTGTTCCCTCAGAAGATGAACTCCCCAGAGACGTCCGAGAAGCCATCGATGTTGCCTACGCCAACGTCAAGACCTTCCATGTTGCTCAATCCGAAAAGGAAGCTCTGGTTGTTGAGACCATGCCTGGTGTCACTTGCTCTCGTTTCGTTCGACCAATATCCAGGGTCGGCGTCTACGTTCCTGGAGGAACTgccatccttccttccaccGCCATCATGCTTGGTGTTCCCGCTCAGGTCGCGGGATGCAAGACCATCGTTCTCGCAACTCCCCCACGACCTGACGgttccatctctcccgAAGTTCTTTACGTCGCGAGACTGACTGGCGTCACTTGCATCCTGAAAGCCGGTGGTGCTCAGGCTGTTGGTGCCATGGCGTATGGAACAGATGAGGTGCCAAAGGTCGACAAAATCTTCGGACCTGGTAACCAATGGGTGACTGCTGCGAAGATGCTGGTGCAGAACGATACCGACGCTTTGGTTGCTATTGACATGCCTGCCGGTCCATCCGAGGTATTG GTCATTGCCGATAACACCTCAAATCCCAAATTCGTTGCATccgatctcctctcacaAGCCGAGCACGGCACAGACTCTCaggtcgtcctcgtcgccaTCTCTCTAACCGCAGACCATCTTGCCgccatcgaagaggagatcgacatCCAAGCCAAGGCCCTGCCACGAGTGAAGATTGCTCGGGAGGCCATCAAGAAGAGTTTAATCGTTCTTGTGGACAGTGTTGACGAGGCTATCAAGTTCAGCAATGAATACGCCCCAGAACACTTGATCTTGCAAATGGCCAACGCGCCAGATGTGGTTGCGGACATCGACAATGCGGGCAGTGTCTTCGTCGGCGCATTCTCTCCtgaaag TTGCGGTGATTACGCCTCTGGAACGAATCACACATTGCCTACAAACGGTTTCGCACGTCAATTCTCCGGTGTCAACACACTCTCTTTCCAAAAGCACATCACATCGCAATTTGTGACCGGCGACGGACTGAGAGTTTTGGGACCTAGTGTTGTCAGACTagctgagagagaaggTTTGGAGGCACACGCGAATGCTGTCAGAGTGAGGCTGGCCGAACTGAATCAACAGCAGTAG
- a CDS encoding elongation factor 2, which produces MDHPTNIRNMSVIAHVDHGKSTLTDSLVSKAGIIASSKAGEMRFTDTRQDEIDRGITIKSTAISMYFPIDKDDVADIKQKTDGNEFLINLIDSPGHVDFSSEVTAALRVTDGALVVVDCVEGVCVQTETVLRQSLTERVKPVLIINKVDRALLELQVSKEDLYQSFCRTIESVNVIISTYNDPVLGDTQVYPDHGTVAFGSGLHGWAFSLRQFATRYAKKFGVDKNKLMPKLWGDNYFNPKTKKWTKSDKDGAERAFNMFVLDPIFRLFDCIMNFKKDQIPTLLEKLEIKLSSEEKDLEGKQLLKVVMKKFLPAGDSLLEMIVINLPSPQTAQRYRVETLYEGPMDDESAIAIRDCDPKGPLMVYISKMVPTSDKGRFYAFGRVFSGTVSSGPKVRIQGPNFVPGKKDDSVIKSIQRTVLMMGRSTEAIEDCPAGNIVGLVGVDQFLLKSGTLTTSETAHNMRVMKFSVSPVVQVAVECKNAADLPKLVEGLKRLSKSDPCVKTWMDESGSIIVAGAGELHLEICLNDLENDHAGVPLRKSDPVVGYRETVTAESSMIALSKSQNKHNRLYVKAEPLDEELTKDIETGKVAPRDDPKIRARYLADTYGWDVTDARKIWTFGPDTTGPNIMLDGSKGVQYMNEIKDSCVAAFQWATKEGGIAEEPMRGIRFNILDCTLHADAIHRGGGQIIPTARRVCYAAQLLAKPALQEPMFLVEIAVPESAQGGVYSCLNVRRGHVFSSEQRVGTPMYTMKAYLPVSESFGFNADLRAATGGQAFPQAVFDHWSELSSDPTEVGSKTNAIAISIRTRKGLKPDVPLYDHYYDKL; this is translated from the exons ATGG ACCACCCCACCAACATCCGAAACATGTCCGTCATTGCTCACGTCGACCACGGTAAATCCACCCTTACCGACTCTCTCGTCTCCAAGGCCGGTATCATTGCCTCTTCCAAGGCTGGTGAGATGCGATTCACCGACACTCG tcaggacgagatcgaccGAGGAATCACCATCAAGTCTACTGCCATTTCCATGTACTTCCCCAtcgacaaggacgatgTTGCCGACATCAAGCAGAAGACTGACGGTAACGAGTTCTTGATCAACTTGATCGACTCTCCCGGCCACGTCGACTTCTCTTCCGAAGTTACTGCTGCTCTCCGAGTTACCGATGG TGCccttgtcgttgtcgactGTGTTGAGGGTGTTTGTGTCCAGACCGAGACCGTTCTCCGTCAATCATTGACCGAGCGAGTCAAGCCCGTTCTTATCATCAACAAGGTCGACCGAGCCCTTCTCGAGCTCCAGGTCTCCAAGGAGGACCTGTACCAGTCTTTCTGCCGAACCATCGAGTCCGTCAATGTTATCATCTCCACCTACAACGACCCCGTCCTCGGTGACACCCAGGTCTACCCCGACCACGGAACCGTCGCCTTCGGTTCCGGTCTCCACGGTTGGGCCTTCTCCCTCCGACAGTTCGCCACCCGATACGCCAAGAAGTTCGGTGTCGACAAGAACAAGCTCATGCCCAAGCTCTGGGGTGACAACTACTTCAACCccaagaccaagaagtGGACCAAGTCCGACAAGGACGGTGCCGAGCGTGCTTTCAACATGTTCGTTCTCGACCCTATCTTCCGTCTTTTCGACTGTATCATGAACTTCAAGAAGGACCAGATCCCCACCTTGCTCGAGAAGCTTGAGATCAAGCTCTCTtccgaggagaaggacctCGAGGGCAAGCAGCTCCTCAAGGTCGTCATGAAGAAGTTCCTTCCCGCCGGTGACTCTCTTCTTGAGATGATCGTTATCAAcctcccctctcctcaGACCGCTCAGCGATACCGAGTTGAGACCCTTTACGAGGGTCCCATGGACGACGAGTCCGCTATCGCTATCCGAGACTGTGACCCCAAGGGTCCCCTCATGGTCTACATCTCCAAGATGGTCCCCACCTCCGACAAGGGTCGATTCTACGCTTTCGGTCGTGTCTTCTCCGGTACCGTTTCCTCCGGTCCCAAGGTCCGAATCCAGGGCCCCAACTTCGTTCCCGGTAAGAAGGATGACTCCGTCATCAAGTCTATCCAGCGAACCGTTCTCATGATGGGTCGATCCACCGAGGCCATCGAGGACTGTCCCGCCGGTAACATTGTCGGTCTCGTCGGTGTCGACCAGTTCTTGCTCAAGTCCGGTACTCTTACCACTTCCGAGACTGCTCACAACATGAGAGTCATGAAGTTCTCCGTCTCTCCCGTCGTCCAAGTCGCCGTCGAGTGTAAGAACGCTGCCGATCTCCCCAAGCTCGTCGAGGGTCTCAAGCGACTCTCCAAGTCTGACCCTTGTGTTAAGACCTGGATGGACGAGTCTGgttccatcatcgtcgccgGTGCTGGTGAGCTCCACTTGGAGATCTGTCTCAACGATCTCGAGAACGACCACGCTGGTGTCCCTCTCCGAAAGTCCGACCCCGTCGTCGGTTACAGAGAGACCGTCACCGCCGAGTCCTCCATGATCGCCTTGTCCAAGTCTCAGAACAAGCACAACCGTCTTTATGTCAAGGCCGAGCCTCTTGACGAGGAGCTCACCAAGGACATTGAGACCGGTAAGGTCGCTCCCCGAGATGACCCCAAGATCCGAGCTCGATACCTCGCCGACACCTATGGTTGGGACGTCACCGATGCCCGAAAGATCTGGACTTTCGGTCCTGACACCACCGGTCCCAACATCATGCTCGATGGTTCCAAGGGTGTGCAATACATGAACGAAATCAAGGACTCTTGTGTCGCTGCCTTCCAATGGGCCACCAAGGAGGGTGGTATCGCCGAGGAGCCCATGCGAGGTATCCGATTCAACATCTTGGACTGTACTCTTCACGCCGATGCTATCCACCGAGGTGGTGGTCAGATCATCCCCACCGCTCGACGAGTCTGTTACGCCGCTCAGCTCCTCGCAAAGCCCGCTCTTCAAGAGCCCATGTTCTTGGTCGAGATTGCTGTTCCCGAGTCTGCCCAGGGTGGTGTCTAC TCATGTCTGAACGTCCGACGAGGTCACGTCTTCTCATCTGAGCAACGTGTCGGTACCCCCATGTACACCATGAAGG CCTACCTCCCCGTCTCCGAGTCATTCGGTTTCAACGCCGACTTGCGTGCCGCCACCGGTGGACAAGCCTTCCCTCaagct GTGTTCGATCACTGGAGTGAGCTATCGTCAGATCCTACTGAGGTCGGAAGCAAGACAAATgccatcgccatctccatccgaACAAGGAAGGGTCTCAAGCCCGATGTTCC TCTTTACGACCACTACTACGACAAATTGTAA